The following coding sequences lie in one Populus trichocarpa isolate Nisqually-1 chromosome 14, P.trichocarpa_v4.1, whole genome shotgun sequence genomic window:
- the LOC7463370 gene encoding uncharacterized protein LOC7463370 isoform X1, with amino-acid sequence MSNSTFSDSKADLGNCMHAVINEDTSMNAALINKMRKRMAGMNKHIAKYKNANTSLVKENLYLRNRQAWMKKSQSLNAAVINKVRKRMAGMNKHIAKYKNTNTSLVKEIVYLRNRQASMTKSHKRQKRTLVHLKDKYNELTDKTTGLSTLLMESYAQLQERNTELEASNAQLRERNVVLENESDARDEVNKENEHELDQAII; translated from the exons ATGTCTAACTCAACGTTCTCTGATTCTAAGG CTGACCTTGGAAACTGCATGCATGCTGTCATTAACGAGGACACATCCATGAATGCTGCTCTGATAAACAAGATGAGGAAAAGAATGGCTGGCATGAACAAGCATATTGCAAAATATAAG AATGCAAACACCTCCCTGGTGAAGGAAAATCTCTATCTGAGGAACAGACAAGCTTGGATGAAAAAATCTCAGTCTTTGAATGCTGCTGTGATAAACAAGGTGAGGAAAAGAATGGCTGGCATGAACAAGCATATTGCAAAATATAAG AATACAAACACCTCCCTGGTGAAGGAAATTGTCTATCTGAGGAACCGACAAGCTTCGATGACAAAATCTCATAAGCGTCAGAAGAGAACCTTGGTCCACTTGAAGGACAAGTACAATGAACTGACTGACAAGACCACAGGCCTTTCCACGCTACTG atgGAGTCCTATGCTCAGCTTCAAGAAAGAAATACGGAGCTTGAAGCAAGCAATGCACAGCTGCGGGAAAGAAATGTTGTGCTAGAGAATGAAAGTGATGCACGTGATGAGGTGAACAAGGAAAATGAGCATGAACTGGATCAGGCCATAATTTAA
- the LOC7463370 gene encoding uncharacterized protein LOC7463370 isoform X2, which yields MSNSTFSDSKADLGNCMHAVINEDTSMNAALINKMRKRMAGMNKHIAKYKNANTSLVKENLYLRNRQAWMKKSQSLNAAVINKNTNTSLVKEIVYLRNRQASMTKSHKRQKRTLVHLKDKYNELTDKTTGLSTLLMESYAQLQERNTELEASNAQLRERNVVLENESDARDEVNKENEHELDQAII from the exons ATGTCTAACTCAACGTTCTCTGATTCTAAGG CTGACCTTGGAAACTGCATGCATGCTGTCATTAACGAGGACACATCCATGAATGCTGCTCTGATAAACAAGATGAGGAAAAGAATGGCTGGCATGAACAAGCATATTGCAAAATATAAG AATGCAAACACCTCCCTGGTGAAGGAAAATCTCTATCTGAGGAACAGACAAGCTTGGATGAAAAAATCTCAGTCTTTGAATGCTGCTGTGATAAACAAG AATACAAACACCTCCCTGGTGAAGGAAATTGTCTATCTGAGGAACCGACAAGCTTCGATGACAAAATCTCATAAGCGTCAGAAGAGAACCTTGGTCCACTTGAAGGACAAGTACAATGAACTGACTGACAAGACCACAGGCCTTTCCACGCTACTG atgGAGTCCTATGCTCAGCTTCAAGAAAGAAATACGGAGCTTGAAGCAAGCAATGCACAGCTGCGGGAAAGAAATGTTGTGCTAGAGAATGAAAGTGATGCACGTGATGAGGTGAACAAGGAAAATGAGCATGAACTGGATCAGGCCATAATTTAA
- the LOC7463370 gene encoding uncharacterized protein LOC7463370 isoform X3 — MSNSTFSDSKADLGNCMHAVINEDTSMNAALINKMRKRMAGMNKHIAKYKNTNTSLVKEIVYLRNRQASMTKSHKRQKRTLVHLKDKYNELTDKTTGLSTLLMESYAQLQERNTELEASNAQLRERNVVLENESDARDEVNKENEHELDQAII; from the exons ATGTCTAACTCAACGTTCTCTGATTCTAAGG CTGACCTTGGAAACTGCATGCATGCTGTCATTAACGAGGACACATCCATGAATGCTGCTCTGATAAACAAGATGAGGAAAAGAATGGCTGGCATGAACAAGCATATTGCAAAATATAAG AATACAAACACCTCCCTGGTGAAGGAAATTGTCTATCTGAGGAACCGACAAGCTTCGATGACAAAATCTCATAAGCGTCAGAAGAGAACCTTGGTCCACTTGAAGGACAAGTACAATGAACTGACTGACAAGACCACAGGCCTTTCCACGCTACTG atgGAGTCCTATGCTCAGCTTCAAGAAAGAAATACGGAGCTTGAAGCAAGCAATGCACAGCTGCGGGAAAGAAATGTTGTGCTAGAGAATGAAAGTGATGCACGTGATGAGGTGAACAAGGAAAATGAGCATGAACTGGATCAGGCCATAATTTAA